The window TTGGTCCTACGTTCCGCGCACAGCCTATGAACACGCTTTCACGCCGGTCTTTCCTCGCAACGACTTCAGCCGCCGCGGTCGGCGCGACCGCTTCCGCCATCGAGCCGTTTCCACGTTCGGGCAAGCCGCGGCTGCAACTCAGCCTCGCGGCGTATTCGGTGCGCGAATTCTT of the Verrucomicrobiota bacterium genome contains:
- a CDS encoding twin-arginine translocation signal domain-containing protein, with protein sequence MNTLSRRSFLATTSAAAVGATASAIEPFPRSGKPRLQLSLAAYSVREFFTDGARPAAKAPPADKAMDMFKFVDYCAAHGCEGAELTS